The following are encoded in a window of Armatimonas rosea genomic DNA:
- a CDS encoding DUF2357 domain-containing protein translates to MSNPHTLIFPPLAGGRGQAGGGGQLILYSDSLQQISPTEASAFGEEPVQLRENGVAEWALSGAPHGWRLRDGGPVQRSRTNPHTGTLTAGNEAGLLTLVLEDETGRERARVGLEIVSTKLSYRTDFRLLLEAIARRATDLLLRQRTDITSPVTPSEQTDPARLTERFFLLRGLLESGEFQQALARILADPHRVLTPETEQQPLSRARRLTPRAVRWLATATPRQPVPAGHRLAERGLTTVPQQLPHTHPTETYDTPENRFVRHALSQLLHALEECCVTERLKREARGLIHRLERALAHPVFAEVGALTQIPVSSKLWERRSGYRELYRTWLAAQQALRLSWDGGQAVFGAGRRDVATLYEYWCFFEVAEAVESVFGVALPYDKLLTPARDGTALTLRRGTELRLETPTLCLTYNPTLTTWTRPVRPDITLELGKTRIHFDAKYRLTSHDDALTDDLLTMHAYRDAIPGTLAAVALYPGTKTRWWPTPNGGGGLGALPLAPGHPQGALEDFLHRIEY, encoded by the coding sequence TTGAGTAACCCCCACACCCTTATATTTCCCCCGCTTGCGGGGGGCAGGGGGCAGGCGGGGGGCGGGGGGCAGCTCATCCTCTACTCCGACTCCCTCCAGCAAATCTCCCCCACCGAGGCGTCCGCCTTCGGCGAGGAGCCCGTGCAGCTCCGGGAGAACGGGGTGGCGGAGTGGGCTCTGTCGGGTGCCCCCCACGGCTGGCGGCTCCGCGACGGTGGCCCTGTCCAGCGTAGCCGCACCAACCCGCACACGGGCACCCTCACGGCGGGCAACGAAGCCGGCTTACTGACTCTGGTGCTGGAAGACGAAACGGGTAGAGAGAGAGCCCGTGTGGGACTGGAGATTGTCTCGACCAAGCTCTCCTACCGCACGGACTTTCGCCTCCTGCTCGAAGCGATTGCACGGCGCGCCACCGACCTGCTCCTGCGCCAGCGCACCGATATCACCTCACCCGTGACCCCCAGCGAGCAGACCGACCCCGCCCGTCTCACCGAGCGCTTTTTTCTCCTGCGTGGCCTGCTGGAGAGCGGGGAGTTTCAGCAAGCGCTCGCGCGTATCCTCGCCGACCCGCACCGCGTGCTGACCCCGGAAACGGAGCAGCAGCCCCTCAGTCGTGCACGGCGGCTCACGCCCCGTGCGGTGCGCTGGCTCGCCACGGCCACACCACGCCAGCCTGTCCCCGCAGGGCACCGGCTGGCAGAGCGCGGCCTGACCACGGTCCCGCAACAGCTCCCCCACACCCACCCCACCGAGACCTACGACACCCCCGAGAACCGCTTCGTCCGCCATGCCCTGAGCCAGCTCCTGCACGCACTGGAGGAGTGCTGCGTCACCGAGCGCCTCAAGCGTGAGGCACGTGGGCTCATCCACCGGCTGGAGCGTGCTCTGGCGCACCCGGTTTTCGCCGAGGTCGGGGCCTTAACGCAGATTCCCGTCTCCAGCAAGCTCTGGGAGCGGCGCAGCGGCTACCGTGAGCTCTACCGCACCTGGCTCGCCGCCCAGCAAGCACTCCGGCTCTCCTGGGACGGTGGTCAGGCGGTCTTTGGGGCGGGCCGGCGCGATGTGGCAACGCTCTACGAGTACTGGTGCTTCTTCGAGGTCGCTGAGGCGGTGGAGAGCGTGTTTGGGGTCGCGCTCCCCTACGACAAGCTCCTTACGCCCGCCCGCGATGGCACCGCACTCACCCTGCGCCGGGGCACCGAGCTACGCCTGGAGACCCCGACTCTCTGCCTAACCTACAACCCCACCCTCACCACTTGGACCCGTCCGGTGCGCCCCGATATCACCCTGGAGCTGGGCAAGACGCGTATTCACTTCGATGCCAAGTACCGCCTCACGAGCCACGACGATGCCCTCACCGACGATCTCCTGACGATGCATGCCTACCGCGATGCCATCCCCGGCACGCTCGCCGCAGTCGCGCTCTATCCCGGCACCAAGACCCGCTGGTGGCCCACCCCAAACGGCGGCGGTGGCCTCGGTGCCCTCCCGCTGGCTCCGGGGCATCCGCAAGGTGCTCTAGAAGACTTTCTGCATCGGATAGAATATTAA
- a CDS encoding Gfo/Idh/MocA family protein: protein MLKIGILSTAHMHAGAYVAGLRGSSEAQIVGLWDDDTARKDQRAAGFGIAAYETLEGLLDASDAVVICSENVKHRALTEAAAAAGKHVISEKPLAPDADDAKAMVDACAKAGVHLYTAFPCRFSPAFWQLKSAVENGDLGEVLAARCTNQGMCPGGWFIDTKLSGGGAVMDHTVHVTDLLRALLNDEAREVYCEASNAFAHSDYDDAGISTITFESGIYASLDASWSRPKSFPTWGNVTMSVVGTKGVIEMDMFAQESVLYSDKTNKVSYQNWGSNIDAGMVTAFVRACQGDEASHKMLASGIDGLRAVEVVEAAYKSVTTHQPALVVRR from the coding sequence ATGCTGAAAATTGGAATTCTCTCGACGGCGCACATGCACGCTGGGGCCTATGTCGCGGGCCTGCGTGGCTCGTCGGAGGCGCAGATCGTGGGGCTCTGGGACGACGACACGGCGCGTAAGGACCAGCGGGCGGCGGGCTTTGGGATCGCGGCCTACGAGACCCTGGAGGGCTTGCTGGACGCGTCGGACGCTGTGGTGATCTGCTCGGAGAACGTCAAGCACCGTGCCCTCACCGAGGCGGCGGCGGCAGCGGGCAAGCACGTGATCTCCGAGAAGCCCCTCGCGCCCGATGCCGACGATGCCAAAGCTATGGTGGATGCCTGCGCCAAGGCGGGCGTGCACCTCTATACCGCGTTTCCCTGCCGCTTCTCCCCAGCGTTCTGGCAGCTCAAGAGCGCGGTCGAGAACGGCGACCTGGGCGAGGTGCTGGCGGCGCGCTGCACCAACCAGGGAATGTGCCCCGGCGGCTGGTTTATCGACACCAAGCTCTCCGGCGGCGGCGCGGTGATGGACCACACGGTTCATGTGACCGACCTGCTCCGCGCCCTGCTCAACGACGAAGCCCGCGAGGTCTACTGCGAGGCCAGCAACGCCTTCGCGCACTCGGACTACGACGACGCGGGGATCTCGACGATCACCTTTGAGAGCGGCATCTACGCCAGCCTTGATGCATCGTGGTCCCGCCCGAAGTCCTTCCCTACCTGGGGCAATGTGACGATGAGCGTGGTCGGCACCAAGGGCGTGATCGAGATGGACATGTTCGCGCAAGAGTCTGTTCTCTACTCGGACAAGACCAATAAGGTCAGCTACCAGAACTGGGGCAGCAATATCGATGCCGGGATGGTGACCGCCTTTGTCCGCGCCTGCCAGGGCGACGAGGCATCGCACAAAATGCTCGCGTCGGGAATCGACGGCCTCCGTGCCGTAGAAGTGGTCGAGGCGGCCTACAAGAGTGTCACCACCCACCAGCCTGCGCTGGTGGTACGGCGCTAA
- a CDS encoding McrB family protein yields MSLTQILQDLCQSRAAWNEPPAAVTVKDPRVQATLTQLLELKAQLERMLLPESFLPFTVEVSVGRGKAVKVPWLCILGPEQKIQEGFYLAVSVEPHGRGLVAGIMKSATHPPEVLLSTQKRTPLPESALDVDSPTYRFNDAFHNPQEFFAETLDGESFLAHLRESLRLYTELLTEDQPEPIYRRKGRKPTVSARPIAPAVVREPEVAYTATADMTGLVPAFRSACTAVGLHYSEARLTAFFAALRAKPFVILAGLSGSGKTRLAQALARWLGAPYALVAVGPDWTSRDPLLGYPDALDPSRYVTTPALELLRAANQQPDLPHFLILDELNLSPIERYGADLLSAMESGEAIFLGGAPPETLAWPRNLFLIGTVNIDETTHPLSPKVLDRASVLTVDSANLATLLDNPTPVRPELLAGQGSSFGTTLLSPLPSPSGLGKEKASLLRLSETLTPHDLGFGLRTATEILRFCTAYQQLQWDDQVDMALDTALCLKILPRLHGSQRRLAPALDALLTLAQAQDWPQTTAALRTLQARLLRDGFGGYAFE; encoded by the coding sequence ATGTCTCTTACCCAAATCCTCCAAGATCTCTGCCAGAGCCGCGCCGCGTGGAACGAACCACCCGCCGCCGTTACCGTCAAAGACCCGCGTGTTCAGGCGACCCTCACCCAGCTTTTGGAGCTCAAGGCGCAGCTCGAGCGAATGCTTCTCCCGGAGTCGTTCTTGCCCTTTACCGTAGAGGTCTCCGTAGGGCGAGGCAAGGCGGTCAAGGTGCCTTGGCTCTGCATCCTGGGACCGGAGCAAAAGATCCAAGAGGGCTTCTACCTGGCTGTCAGTGTCGAGCCGCACGGGCGCGGGCTGGTAGCCGGGATCATGAAGTCGGCGACCCATCCCCCGGAGGTGCTCCTCAGCACGCAGAAGCGCACGCCGCTCCCCGAGAGCGCGCTGGATGTCGACAGCCCCACCTACCGCTTCAACGATGCCTTCCACAACCCGCAGGAGTTCTTTGCCGAGACCCTCGACGGCGAGAGCTTCCTTGCCCACCTGCGCGAGAGCCTGCGCCTCTACACCGAGCTCCTCACCGAGGACCAGCCCGAGCCGATCTACCGCCGCAAGGGCCGCAAGCCGACAGTCAGTGCAAGGCCTATCGCTCCAGCAGTTGTCCGCGAGCCCGAGGTGGCCTATACAGCGACGGCGGATATGACCGGGCTCGTGCCTGCGTTTCGGAGCGCCTGCACGGCAGTCGGGCTGCACTACAGCGAGGCGCGGCTCACGGCGTTCTTCGCCGCCCTGCGCGCCAAGCCCTTTGTGATCCTGGCAGGGCTCTCGGGCTCGGGGAAGACACGGCTGGCGCAGGCGCTGGCACGCTGGCTCGGTGCGCCTTATGCTTTGGTGGCGGTCGGGCCGGACTGGACCAGCCGCGACCCCCTGCTCGGCTACCCCGATGCGCTCGATCCCAGCCGCTATGTCACGACACCCGCCCTGGAGCTCCTGCGCGCCGCCAACCAGCAGCCCGACCTGCCCCACTTCCTGATCCTCGACGAGCTCAACCTCAGCCCGATCGAGCGCTACGGTGCCGACCTGCTCTCCGCGATGGAGTCGGGCGAGGCGATTTTTCTAGGCGGAGCCCCCCCGGAGACTCTGGCTTGGCCGCGTAATCTCTTTCTGATCGGCACAGTCAATATCGATGAGACCACGCACCCACTCTCGCCCAAGGTGCTGGATCGGGCGAGTGTCCTGACGGTCGATAGCGCCAACCTGGCCACCCTCCTCGACAACCCGACTCCCGTCCGCCCTGAGCTGCTCGCCGGCCAAGGGAGCAGCTTCGGCACGACACTTCTCTCGCCCCTCCCGAGCCCATCGGGGCTGGGAAAGGAGAAAGCAAGCCTCCTGCGCCTCAGCGAGACCCTCACCCCCCACGACCTTGGCTTCGGCCTGCGTACCGCCACGGAGATCCTGCGTTTCTGCACCGCCTACCAGCAGCTCCAGTGGGATGACCAGGTCGACATGGCACTCGATACCGCGCTCTGCCTGAAGATCCTCCCCCGCCTCCATGGCTCCCAGCGACGCCTCGCGCCCGCCTTGGATGCCCTGCTCACCCTCGCCCAGGCCCAGGACTGGCCCCAGACCACCGCCGCCCTCCGCACCCTCCAAGCCCGGCTCCTGCGCGATGGCTTCGGGGGCTACGCCTTTGAGTAA
- a CDS encoding 2-oxo acid dehydrogenase subunit E2, translating into MKFTVLAEHEGVATVAGWERSIGQFVAQGEPLLRLRKTDGTELSLVSPVYGVLFKKAVLEAEAVEAGEPLAVLAGVTEVKTTSAPEPDYVPVGPETRLLPTEREQQIARHHAAALALVPHQYTTLAVHLTEVQRLQEKTGAPRVAFFLAAVAAALKAHPRCNAAWLAPDDIRLRQDIHVCLPQPDGTFPVIVDADRQSVLALARALEAPHNLPPTQATFTLTLGEALTQTPILHTPQTAHLYLGSTGVLTLAHDPRVVDSFAATAFLKEVQRNLEETRFLFI; encoded by the coding sequence GTGAAGTTTACGGTCCTAGCGGAGCACGAGGGAGTCGCCACGGTCGCGGGGTGGGAGCGCAGTATCGGGCAGTTTGTCGCGCAGGGCGAGCCGTTGCTACGCCTGCGAAAGACCGACGGCACGGAGCTCTCCCTCGTCTCCCCGGTCTACGGCGTGCTCTTCAAGAAAGCGGTTCTGGAGGCCGAGGCGGTCGAGGCGGGCGAGCCACTTGCGGTGCTAGCCGGTGTCACCGAGGTGAAGACAACGAGCGCCCCCGAGCCGGACTATGTTCCGGTCGGCCCCGAGACTAGGCTCCTCCCCACTGAGCGTGAGCAGCAAATCGCCCGGCACCATGCCGCCGCCCTTGCGCTTGTGCCGCACCAGTACACCACTCTCGCAGTCCATCTCACCGAGGTGCAGCGCTTGCAGGAAAAGACCGGCGCACCCCGCGTCGCGTTCTTTCTCGCCGCGGTTGCGGCCGCGCTCAAGGCACATCCCCGCTGCAACGCCGCTTGGCTCGCCCCCGACGATATCCGGCTCCGTCAAGATATTCATGTCTGCCTGCCCCAGCCCGACGGCACCTTTCCCGTGATAGTGGATGCGGACCGGCAGAGTGTCCTCGCTCTTGCACGTGCCCTCGAAGCTCCTCACAACCTACCGCCGACCCAGGCCACCTTCACGCTCACGCTTGGCGAGGCGCTCACCCAGACCCCGATCCTGCACACCCCACAGACGGCGCACCTGTATCTCGGCTCCACGGGAGTGCTCACCCTCGCCCACGACCCGCGCGTGGTGGACAGCTTCGCCGCCACTGCGTTTCTTAAAGAAGTCCAGCGCAACCTAGAAGAGACCCGCTTCCTCTTTATTTAA
- a CDS encoding discoidin domain-containing protein — protein sequence MPRLTPPTATVTIALSTRKPTAIFRPNVAFGAGVDGADQGITDRVYRPEVVRQMRAMGLPRLSYRLRTELAIQAWHWNPEGTWSEPQTRSGYWTSSSSVSAPSGGIAKSWGYRLPRRGNTIDQANDDGYSRLTDGDPRSFWKSNPYLDRVYTHEPNAAHPQWVVVDLGRFVAVRSLRLHWATPYATHFRVEYALGAETFEQTFEEATTWQVFPKGIIENGTGGVQTIALGSIPQKVRFLRLWLLERSEPTTPPADPRDACGYALHSLDVQDHKGRELVRHAPHHDKQTPTWASSTDPWHRAVDRDKDTEQPGLDTVVASGLTSGLPMLTPVSVVYDTPENALALLRYLRENKLPVTHLELGEEPDGQYITPEDYGALYLQWARALHAADPQLTLGGPSFQTAVEGWIHWPDSHGDRAWYRRFLRYLKGHGAEELFGFFTFEWYPFDALDLDPAKQLKQHPKLLDDALAKLQSEGLSRKIPWMISEYGWSPFAARAEVDLPSALLNAEIVARFLLRGGTTAYLYGYEPATLLKEKDMKGASWGNLTPFLADDEGKIVARLPAYWSAYLLTQVWAQPGEQPHQLYEATASHPDVGVYAVKRPDSRWALLLLNRDRRRTYRLPLPDGPHWQDTWRYSDAEYAWKDAGEKSRPRRSLPPTKRMVTGQAIELPPFSLSVVRSV from the coding sequence GTGCCACGACTCACCCCCCCGACAGCGACCGTCACCATTGCTCTCTCGACCCGAAAACCCACCGCGATTTTTCGCCCAAACGTGGCCTTTGGTGCGGGGGTAGATGGTGCCGACCAAGGCATCACCGACCGTGTCTACCGGCCTGAGGTGGTGCGTCAGATGCGCGCGATGGGCCTGCCGCGCCTGAGCTACCGCCTCCGCACCGAGCTGGCGATCCAGGCCTGGCACTGGAACCCCGAGGGCACCTGGAGCGAGCCACAGACCCGCTCCGGGTACTGGACCTCTTCCTCGAGCGTGAGCGCCCCCTCCGGCGGAATTGCCAAGAGCTGGGGCTACCGCCTGCCACGGCGCGGCAACACGATCGACCAAGCCAACGACGATGGCTACTCGCGCCTGACCGACGGCGACCCGCGCTCGTTCTGGAAGAGCAATCCCTACCTGGACCGGGTCTACACCCACGAGCCCAACGCCGCGCACCCGCAGTGGGTCGTGGTCGATCTGGGGCGCTTTGTCGCGGTACGGAGCCTGCGCCTGCACTGGGCCACCCCCTACGCCACACACTTCCGGGTGGAGTACGCACTCGGGGCGGAGACCTTTGAGCAGACCTTCGAGGAAGCAACCACCTGGCAAGTCTTCCCCAAGGGGATCATTGAAAACGGCACAGGCGGCGTGCAGACCATCGCCCTTGGCTCGATTCCCCAGAAGGTGCGCTTCCTACGGCTCTGGCTTTTAGAGCGCAGCGAGCCCACGACGCCCCCCGCCGATCCGCGCGATGCCTGTGGCTACGCGCTCCACTCTCTCGATGTGCAAGATCACAAGGGCCGCGAGCTGGTGCGCCATGCACCCCACCACGACAAGCAAACCCCGACTTGGGCCTCGTCCACCGATCCCTGGCACCGCGCCGTTGACCGCGATAAAGACACCGAGCAGCCCGGTCTCGACACCGTGGTCGCCAGCGGGCTGACATCGGGGCTCCCGATGCTCACGCCCGTCAGCGTGGTCTACGACACCCCCGAGAACGCGCTGGCCCTGCTGCGCTATCTTCGTGAGAACAAGCTGCCTGTGACACACTTGGAGTTGGGGGAAGAGCCCGACGGTCAGTACATCACGCCGGAGGACTACGGGGCGCTCTATCTCCAGTGGGCACGTGCCCTCCACGCCGCCGACCCGCAGCTCACCCTGGGTGGCCCAAGCTTCCAGACCGCGGTCGAGGGCTGGATCCACTGGCCCGACTCCCACGGCGACCGCGCCTGGTACCGCCGCTTCCTGCGCTACCTCAAGGGCCACGGTGCCGAGGAGCTCTTTGGCTTCTTTACGTTTGAGTGGTACCCCTTCGACGCGCTGGACCTCGACCCCGCCAAGCAGCTCAAGCAGCACCCCAAGCTCCTCGACGATGCCCTCGCCAAGCTCCAGAGCGAGGGGCTGAGCCGCAAGATTCCCTGGATGATCTCCGAGTACGGCTGGTCGCCCTTTGCCGCCCGCGCCGAAGTCGATCTGCCGAGTGCACTCCTCAATGCCGAGATTGTCGCACGATTTCTGCTACGCGGCGGGACGACGGCCTATCTCTACGGCTACGAGCCCGCGACACTGCTCAAAGAGAAAGACATGAAGGGCGCGAGCTGGGGCAACCTCACCCCGTTTCTCGCCGACGACGAAGGGAAAATCGTAGCACGGCTCCCCGCCTACTGGAGCGCCTACTTGCTCACGCAGGTCTGGGCACAGCCCGGCGAGCAGCCCCACCAGCTCTACGAGGCCACGGCATCCCACCCCGATGTGGGAGTCTATGCCGTCAAGCGCCCCGACAGCCGCTGGGCGCTGCTCCTGCTCAACCGGGACCGGAGGCGCACCTACCGCCTCCCGCTCCCCGACGGCCCCCACTGGCAAGACACCTGGCGCTACAGCGACGCGGAGTACGCCTGGAAAGACGCCGGGGAGAAGAGCCGCCCCCGCCGCAGCCTCCCTCCGACAAAGCGCATGGTCACAGGCCAAGCCATAGAGCTACCCCCGTTCTCGCTCAGTGTTGTGCGGAGCGTTTAG
- a CDS encoding WD40 repeat domain-containing protein produces MFSHNSSTRRRQLIALGFLASTALLTGTLLVAYSLRLPSVKRTKNPRSIQALGAARSQGKLRRVGSVALPGRPTALAMLPDNRVVVGLTRDDGEAFLEIRDATAKAVEHRFSVKAPVYLLRVAPSGKELVYATDLPEGKLYRLDLTQMQTSLLAVADHPSNPWCRAAYSPDSQLLAFVTGGRTATLIDTKTGAQRAQIPLVGTGTYDDRIDSLSFSPQGDQLALGGVVQHQSVLQLWDVNTQQPSVFWVPGTGSLTYSPDGQFVAGLDRDGRYYVRRVTDGRAVRQGGDLPAIFRDTPTSWGDEAIHYPGRGGTLRFLPGTNYLIFAGDTEAGVVDLTGQAQWLFLPVSFPSHLQRYYGDAHAACSEDGKRLLLHDFHSVYFFERD; encoded by the coding sequence TTTCCTGGCGAGTACTGCCCTCCTGACCGGGACTCTGCTGGTGGCCTACTCGCTTCGTCTTCCTTCCGTAAAGCGCACCAAGAACCCACGGTCGATACAGGCTCTCGGTGCGGCTCGCTCCCAGGGCAAGCTCCGGCGTGTGGGATCGGTTGCGCTCCCCGGCCGCCCGACGGCTCTTGCGATGCTCCCCGATAACCGAGTTGTCGTGGGGCTGACCCGGGACGACGGTGAGGCCTTTCTTGAGATTCGGGATGCGACAGCCAAGGCCGTCGAGCACCGCTTCTCAGTCAAGGCCCCGGTCTATCTCCTGCGGGTGGCACCCAGTGGCAAGGAGCTTGTCTACGCGACCGATCTGCCGGAGGGCAAGCTGTATCGGCTCGACCTGACCCAGATGCAGACCAGCCTGCTCGCGGTTGCAGATCATCCCAGTAACCCGTGGTGCCGTGCTGCCTACTCACCCGATAGCCAGCTCTTGGCCTTCGTGACAGGGGGAAGAACTGCCACTCTGATCGATACCAAGACCGGGGCGCAGCGCGCTCAGATTCCTCTTGTGGGCACAGGGACATATGATGATCGGATCGACTCGCTGAGCTTCTCGCCGCAGGGAGACCAGCTGGCGCTGGGCGGGGTGGTGCAGCACCAGAGTGTCCTCCAGCTCTGGGACGTCAATACACAGCAACCGAGTGTGTTTTGGGTTCCTGGCACCGGCTCACTTACCTACTCGCCCGATGGCCAGTTCGTCGCAGGCCTCGATCGCGACGGCCGCTACTACGTTCGTCGCGTCACCGATGGCCGGGCAGTTCGCCAGGGCGGCGACCTTCCTGCGATCTTTAGAGACACTCCTACGAGCTGGGGCGATGAAGCGATCCACTACCCTGGACGGGGTGGGACGCTACGCTTTCTTCCGGGGACAAACTATCTTATCTTTGCGGGCGACACCGAGGCGGGAGTGGTGGATTTGACAGGGCAAGCACAGTGGCTCTTCCTCCCGGTCTCGTTTCCCAGCCACCTCCAGCGCTACTATGGCGATGCCCACGCGGCGTGCTCGGAGGATGGCAAGCGCTTGCTGCTACATGACTTTCACTCTGTGTATTTCTTTGAGCGGGACTAA
- a CDS encoding 4a-hydroxytetrahydrobiopterin dehydratase gives MRTPKLTDAAVQAALALRAGWSLENGRISRTFTFPDFVAAMRFVNAVADAAEAADHHPDIDIRYNKVTLALTTHDSGGLTEKDFALAAQADTIAA, from the coding sequence ATGCGCACCCCAAAACTAACCGATGCCGCGGTGCAAGCGGCGCTGGCGCTCCGTGCGGGCTGGAGCCTAGAGAACGGTAGGATCTCCCGCACCTTCACGTTCCCGGACTTTGTTGCCGCGATGCGCTTTGTCAACGCCGTGGCCGACGCCGCGGAGGCGGCGGACCACCACCCAGATATCGACATTCGCTACAACAAAGTGACTCTTGCGCTCACGACCCACGACTCGGGGGGGCTGACGGAGAAGGACTTCGCGCTGGCCGCACAGGCCGATACAATAGCCGCGTGA